The genomic DNA GACAACCAGCTCGTCATCCGGGGCCGCCAGAAGGATGAGGGGGAGGGGCGCATCTTCCTCCATCGCGGCATCGCATCCCGTCAGTTCCAGCGCGCTTTCGTGCTGGCCGAGGGGATCGAGGTCGAGGGCGCCTGGCTCGACAACGGGTTGCTCCATGTCGATCTGCGCCGCCCACAGCCGGAAACCCGGGTGAGGACGATCCGCATCAACGGCGCCGGACGGCCCGTGGTGTCCGATCAGGACTGATCCCGTGGACCTGCCCCATGGATCTGGACCCATGATCCGGGACGTGTCCGACAAAAAGGCTTGCAGCGATGTGCTGAACCCTCGCGGCCCCGCCGCGTTGGGAGAACAGGCCACCAGCAGAGGGCCGCTTCGCCAAAGGGATTACCGGGAAGCGCCCAGGAGTGTCGCCATGAATGAATCTCGCGAAGCTCGTGAAACCACGGTCCTGAAGGGCCTGTCCCCCGCCGACTGGGCCAGCTTCGGCCGCGAGCAGATCGCCTATATCCGCCCCGTCGTGGTGGACGGGGTGAAGGCGGTGGCCATCCATTCCGCCGATGGCACGCCGATCGGCGCGGCCCCGACAGCGGATCTTGCCATCGCCGCCATCATCCAGAACGAGATGGAGCCGGTCCTGGTTCACTGAACCGGCGCCGCCGGACCCGTCCTGTCACGGGACGGGTGCGGCGGACGACAGATCCCGGCAACATCCGGCATCCTCCGAAAAAGCG from Roseomonas gilardii includes the following:
- a CDS encoding Hsp20 family protein, with translation MLDRVQKNAEGYPPYNIEQTAAERLRITLAVAGFSMEDLQITQEDNQLVIRGRQKDEGEGRIFLHRGIASRQFQRAFVLAEGIEVEGAWLDNGLLHVDLRRPQPETRVRTIRINGAGRPVVSDQD
- a CDS encoding DUF1150 family protein — protein: MNESREARETTVLKGLSPADWASFGREQIAYIRPVVVDGVKAVAIHSADGTPIGAAPTADLAIAAIIQNEMEPVLVH